The following nucleotide sequence is from Apium graveolens cultivar Ventura chromosome 4, ASM990537v1, whole genome shotgun sequence.
TAAACGAATCAGTTATCACCAAAATAAGTAACAACCGGCCTCGAGAAAGAATTGCAGTTTGCATCTTAAGGATCAATACAGTACTAAACATAAAGCATGAACAGATTATAACTTGGTCTATAAGTGTCCTTTGACATGGCCAATATAACTTATTTTTAGGATTCCAGAATGCTATAAAGAAAAATAAGTTCTGTGATATTGGCAGACACTTTAAAAAGTCGACAATTCTGACATTTTGAAGGGATACTGTTACAGACAAATCCTTTTGCATTTACTAATTAAGAGAGCCTGCCAAGAAAATGTATAGCAATATTACTAATTAGAGACTAGGATCTAGGACATCGTGTACCATGTAAGCAAACATTAAACTGGAAAACAACATGCTAATTAGTAGTACCTATATTTGTATTGCTAACAGATACATTCAATTAGACCAGATCTGCGTTGaatttaaaatattcaaatttcATTATGACTATTTGTGCCACAATTAGAAAACACATTATACAGTAATGCTTCAAAAAAGTGACATACTGGTCAGCTGATACTGTAGTAGTTGCAAGTTGTTCATCACATGACAATCCATTCACTGTCAAATCCGGAACAAATCCATCTGAGTAATAAGGTGAAGAGGAGGCATGACAATTCTTCGGAGAAATATCAAAAGCTGAATTGAAGCTAAAAGACTTCTGTGTAATATCAAATATAAAGTACCCATGAACAATCTGACGGTTACTGTATGGTTCTCGACTTCTCAGTCTCATGCTTGATCGTCGGAAACTCCTGCAACCAACTCTATCATTGAAACAAACCCCAATCGGCTTCACAAAATTTGCAACATTCCCACAACTTGATACTAAGCTATCCACCACGAGATCCCCTGATGCAGTAGTGGAGCCGGAAGCAGCCATTACAAAAATATCCAATGCGAGTGTCGTCTTAAATTATGTGGAAATGAATATCCCCAAGCACCTTTGAAACTCAAGTCTCGCACCAGAATCGGTAATAGCCAAACTGCAACCTTGCCCTGTCCAATCAAAGATTACACTAATCACGACGCTGACCAAGTTGCAATCCTACCCTTCTTCCAAATCCCAAAATGAATACAGTAATCAGTTTACAAACATTTCAGTAAGTAATTTCATTGCCTTAGAGCAAAGTCAATGGTGTGCTCAATATAAGTGTAGCTATTGCTATAATTTAGCACCAAAAAGTACATGTTGGTGCTAAAATGGCACCATGTCTCCAatggtttgctctaaatcttGTTTAAAATTAAAAAACTTCCAAAATATACTACACTTTTGATTACAAATTTAACTACCTTCCTAGTACCCCCACCCTTTTAATTTCCTACTTCATCTATTTCTCCTCTTTTTTCACTTTTTGATGAGTTGGCAATTATAGCACAATGCTATATTTTGTGCTAAATTTAGCACAAACTATAGCATTGTGCTATTTTAGCACAAAGTTTAGCAATCCAAtagattttttaatttttgttcTATATTATAGCTATAGCACAAGATATAGCACACCATTGGACATGCTCTTACGGTCTAAACCAAAAAGAAAACCAAAACATGCACATTATATACTTTTATCCCATTCCACTCAGGAGCAGGTATCACAGAGTAAGATATACGCAGACCTATACGGATGCTATTTCCGTGCACACCCCGGAATAAGCATGAAAAatcaaattataaaaaaaaaactaatacAACTACATAGAATAGAAGCACAAAATTCATAACTTTGTAGGCAAACATATCCCTGTCTTGAACATGTAAACTAATAGTATGGACTATACTCGCAAACAAGATAAACAGATGGAAATTCAAATTGCCCTATAATCATACTATACTCACAAACAAGATAAACTGGTagaaattcaaaataaatatgCATAAATACAGAATAAATGTGACAAAAAAAGCACATAATTTGAAGTAAAAAGAGCTTAAATAAAAAAGGGGTTTGAGAAAATACCTGTAGGGGCTTGAAGAACCTTATCTGTGTCTTTGTAATGACAGGCAAAACAAGAATGAAGCTAATGGTTTGTTTATCTACCAGGTAAAATTCTTAATATTTCTATTTAAGAATAAAAAATATAAGTTATATAGATACACACGTACGTGTATGTATATTTAAGTTGTCGTAATAGGAACACAAGTTCAAGTCACTTTCGGCTTCTTCTCAACTTGGCTTCAATCCTTCATGTTTACCGCTCCTCAAAATTCGGTCCAAACATGCCATGTCATTATTTTTCTTGCAGTTGTTTTTACTGTTTTACCCTTTTTagtttaataattattttatgcTAACTTAATAAATCGGTATTACCATTTTTTAATGATGTAGAAGTATTATGTGAGCAAGATAATGAAACAGTGATAATAGTAGTTGACTTGACAGCTCTTTAAAAAACTCCCCTTTTTAATTATTCGGATAAAAGTTCTCTAGTAGAATAGATTAACTTGCAATTTAATATTTCAGGCACTTGGGGCTTAGAATATGATTTATTTTCAAATTGTTATACCAAAAATTGTTATAAAATAAGAGAAATATTAGAATTTTTATAATCATTCCTGAAATGATTTCTAAAATTATAATGTATCAATTAATTACTggttattttttataaattaattgaACCATGCATGTATTATAATATGAGCCCAATAAATTAAAATATACCAAATTTAATTCATGGATAAAATTGGGATCCGTTTTGAAACAACTCCTAATATTGCTAATTCAATAATATTGTATTTTTTTGATAATATTAGTGTGAATGCACTTCAATTATATGACAAGTGatattttgtaaaaaaattatCAATACGCTTTCtctaacatttttcttaaaatatttattattaagttaactaataatttaaaattacaattttttattagaaaatatcaTATATTATGTCTTGGTATTTTTTTAGAAtagaaatttatttattttactaCTCCATCTGTCCTCGAACATTTGGGTGCGGAAtacaaaatataataatttagggGAAAAGGGTAAAAAATTGGATAAAGTAGTAGATTAATCAATATAAAATGAGTGAGTGTAATGGAATTAaacatatttttatattataaaattttattattttttgataaattttgatatgtaaataatttattttattttttttatcgtaggtaacccgcagcagctactttcgggtgcgcactgggtaaaccctacgggctcacgcaatagcatgcaaaccacgtgaaccaaggtaaaaccgcatttaagcgacaggctctgactcaggagtataatcataaattctcctccgtGAGATTCGAATCTGTGACCAGTtagatatttaaaaaaatatatatatatatatatatatatatatatatatatatataattgaacGAAACAGAACggatataatatatatttattaaaaataataaggaTAGAAGGATTTCAACGGGAAAGGACAATATATTAAAATGTTCATTTTCTACTCAATGGTATATGATCACTTACTTCCTCTGTTAAgtattttaatatattttgatggagtggttaaaaatataatttttaaattctttTTAAGAATAAAAGtagataatatatttttaatacacaaaagaaaaattaaaaaatctaTACCATTATATTAAAcatgaaataataaaattttgattGTTAATCGGTCTGGTCACCGTAATTATGATAATATTTAAAATGCAATAGTCTCATAAATTGATTAATATTcacaaaatatattatttaatacaaataaaattataatatgtctaAAGGCTTTGGTTTAAACAAAATATCGGGCCGATTTAAACAAAACTATATTATTGATCCAGTcttatataaaaaaattacatatagTTAGTCAGATTTGCAATCTCGAACTTAAACAAAATAAGGAAgattaataaaaatttaaaaaataattcgtTTGATCGGTATAATTGCATCatctaaaaatattataaaattaaaaaaacgTTTAATCGATATAATATAATGAGGCTAATACAAAATATTATATATCATCCATTCCATTCAAACCAAAACAATATTCACACGGGGTAAAATAAATTGAaacagaaaattaaaaataattagcTGGATTTGTTTGATATAACGGGCTTAGTCTAAAACCAGCATTTGCTACCTCATGGCTCATtcaaaaacaaaataataaatgCTATTGATCTCCCTAAAAAAAATATTGAACCTCGTTAAAACGAAAATAAAATTTGAAACATAATATGTTGGTCCGCATAATGTCATTAGATTAAAACATAATTTATTATCTATTCCGTTTAAAACAAAATGAGATTCACCtgaaactaaaataaaattaaatacaaACTTAATATAATTAGCCCGTTGATATAACGGGTTtgagactaaaataaaataatttatattattgaactaaatataatttttatctatactatattataatagacgaatcattaaaattttggtagtccgtcggtcggtacttgctgaaattacttaattacccttatttaattattctaattctaattattatgtcgatcaattctaattctaattgatattgaagttaatttcctctattactttaccaatttcaattctattttatatcgaacactatataattataatttatattaaatttaacTTATTTTActaattcatattttaattcatttcgagttctatattattctaatttgttacttcaggctaaattaaattaaagcaaactaaatataattattaagatttagttgatatatcatgtgaatcgagttaaaataaaataataatactatctatccttctaaaaaattatactaatgaacttggaTTAACAAAAAAACTAagtataattattaagatttagttgatatataatgtgaatcgggttaagataaaataataatattatccATCTTCCTAAAAAAAATATactaatgaacttggataaacaaaaaTTATAATAATGAACTTGGGTAtcgagctaaaataaaataatataaaccacTGATCCgatataaatcaaattaataatagactaagtataatttataatttatttattatttattatttttatcgtagataacccgTAGCCGCTACCATTCGGGagcgcactgggtaaaccctacaggttcacgtaatagcctgcaaaccacacgaaccaaggtaaaccgcatttaaggCACATGCTCTGACTCATcaggcataatcataaattctcctcccgtgagattcaaacatgtgaccaagaggatagttatcccctctttaaccaacttagCCAACTCTTTCTGGCAGAttaagtataattcgtatcctattgatgtgaactaaaaaatcaaatttaaattaaaacattaatattttttttaaaaaaaatacacataaaattatcaataaaactatatcgttcaatcaataatattgtttttttcaaatatttttaataaaattttagtaaatcgattaagtaatcatcatgctaaaataatatttgtAAGGTCCGAACATCATAGAgaaattatatttttaccctcaataaaataataatttcgttataataacATTTCCCCCTTACCGATGCTataactttaaataagtttaaatgttctaaaaagttatgaacatatacatttactaatataattattatgaagtcatattattaaaaaatttaaatgaacaaaattaagaattgaattcaaaaaaatttaaaaaaattatataatatcaaaaaattatgtgtgatccgtgcatcgcacgggttttaaacTAGTATTATTAAACcgtgttaaaataaaattaaaatctaCTTAATTTGTCGGTAAGTTTAATGTAGGTTTTGAAGTGTGGGATAACCGGGATCTGGTCGTAACAACCGAAATTTTAAAAATTTGACAGTAGATCTGTGTTTACTATGTTTGGGTTTATATAAATATAGGTTTTATTCTATTTCTATAATATTCATACTATTTAAAAATCCACGAAAATAGAGATAATTTATTAGTCAGTATAATTGCGACGAACTAAAATAAATCAATATATGTTATTTATTCAGgctaaaaaattatacaattgattgttgaaaaatcaaaataagaaaataattaaaccatataaaataaaataatatatactttTATGCGggttaacataatttttttaccATGGATGCAATTTTGTTTACAACTGATTGGTGCTTgaacaaattaaaataaaataaatatgaatATAATTAGTTAGATTTGGTCGGtatatcaaattaaaaataattcgTATACTACCGATGCGAGATAAAATTTACcctttaattaaaatataattatcttttataaaCACACTTATAAATAGCAGTAAAACTATATCTTTCAATCAATGATATTTCATTAAAAACTAAAATATCAGTAACTTATCCACGTGTATATTTAAATTAGcatcaaattaaataattaaaattttctaataaaaaaaattcagagTTTAAAATTTCAATTCAAattcaatttaaaaattaaataatatttaaaacaATCTGTGCATGACACCTAGTTATATTTATAAGGTATGTCGGCCCCAAATATCACTATTTGGGGGAGAATGACCCTCAATGTCACTTAAAAAAAAACTTGACCCCAAATGTCACTCGAAAATGGAGTTTTGTGTTCTATTTTGCTTTTTAAGCAAAAACAGAATTTCatgtttcgtttttaattttttaatttttttttttgaattgaAAACGCAACTTCAATTTTTATTTAGGGGAGGTAAAATGCAACCTCAAATTTGGATTTAGGTTAGCGCATGTGTgatttgtgtttttgtttttttttcttttttactcAAAATGCTAGATAgtattatattttcaaatttaaactttattttaacaaatattttatttcatattttattcgggtttatatttattttaatatttttaaaatccaGATTGAAAATTGGAGAATCTAAAAATATAAAAACGGTAAATAATTAGAGTTTGGTTCTTAGGTTTTAGGCATAAATTAGGGTTTAtcttttattaatttattttttaatatttctaaaattcaaaTGAGAATTGTTAAACCTGATATGTTAAAAATTGTTGAAATAGGGCCCACGATTGAAttttaacaaaatttattttaattttaaaggTTTTGAAAGCCAATAAAAATATATgcaaataaaaaatattaattaaaaataattaaaaacgtATTTTTAAATTGTGTTTTATTGTTAAAAACGTAATATTAAACATTGTTTAAGGTCTTCAAAAATGACTTAAAATAATGAAATAAGCCAAAGAAACAAAAAAGAGAAATAGTTAGAAAAAGTGAAACACTTATTGCATTTTTCATTTACTTGAAAACGTTTCAAAACGAGATTATGTTATACACTGACATTGCCATGTTTTTAGAAAATAACATTAAGGATCATTCTATCCCAAAAACTGACAATTAGAACCTTTATTCTAAAAGTAGAGGGAGGATTTTTGGAACAATATTTAATTACGGTGTCTACACTTGATTAACGGGGGATATAATTTCAATTTATATACAAATGGGGATGAGAAAATTTATTCTCATATATATTCTTACATGAACGTCTCCGTGACTCCGTGTTTGTAGACAGTGCTGCATCATGCATGTATTCTTATTGTgctcataatttttttaaaaaaaattgacttATAATTCGATGGATTATGCGGAAAAGTTAAAATTTCTATAATGCGTATAAAAATATCAATACGGTTGTAAGCATTGATCCCGAATTTTGGCTGTGCTAATAAGAACGCAGTACCATGGTCCAAAAAACAGAGAGGAGGAAACAACATCCTACATTGTTTGCTCCTAAAAGTAAATAACTAAAAATTAAAAGCATTGCCATGTTTCAAACAAATTAGTTGACCTTACCATTCCCTAATCTTCTTCTTTTTAAGGTGCCTCCACCACAGTCAGGATCTAAAACATTGCACTTCTTCTGCTTGTAGTTAAAAAAAAACACATTATGCAGCATACCAGATGTTGTATTTAAGGGGCCGATTCGGAGTTGTGGTATCTGGAAACCATTTGTCTAGTTGTGCTGGGCCAAACTTCCCTAACATGTGTTACTTTTGTTCAACGTCCTACTGATCATCCCTGAACCGAAGACCAGCCCCGATAACTGCTTTACTTACTAATGGCAGCATCAGAGATTTTGTATATACAGACAGAAATTGCATATACAAATTACAGATCATACATAAGTAATGCTTATGTCTATGGTAGTATCTAAAGCTCACAACAAATTTTGTATAGAAGAACTACATCAAGTGACACGATGTTTACATAAATAAAGGAAGAACCTAATAGGAATTAACTTCTACAATAACATAATTCACGGGCAGAGAACTTAAAATGACTCAACCGGCTATGTGCTTGCTTTGATTTAAGGCATTAGCATATATGAAATATCTTACCAAATCTATTTGTGCTATTCCATGATCCTCCGTGGAGTCTAGCTTCTTTTTTTGTGTGTCCAAAAGTGCAAATCACTGATGCATTTTGCCACTCCGATCACTTCTCAGTTTTGTCACGAACTCCTCCCATATTTTTCTCCTGAAAATTCTGCATTTCCATATGTAGATGCAGGATCAAGGCTGCTACCAATTGATGTCATCAGAGCCGATAGTTCACCCGTTGGTCCACCACCAGCTGCCATCCCCAATCCCAGTAGATCAAGAGTAGTATACTTCGGATCAAATACAGATGGAGTTCCCATCATTAATTCTTTCAAACCTGAACCCCCATCATACGGCAGACCAAGTCCTAGCCCTGCAGCCAATGATGCACTCCCTGACTCAAATTGTTGTGCATTCCAGTGTTGCTGCCCAGTGGAAGATGTAGAAGAAACAACTCCAAGCCCTCTGAGTAAGGATGCATTTGTTGCAGCTGCACCCATTTGAGCTGCTTTTTGCAGTAACGCAGTTGCAGACATTGCTGGCTGTGGTGGAAGGGCATATTGCCTACACTCATGCCCCGCAGTTCCAAAGATTGAAGACCCGTGATTGGTTGCGAGGCAAAGGGAAGTTGGTTCTATTGATAACGATGGTCCCAGGTCATGCATTGGATCAGCTTGAGCCGTAGCATGAACAAAATCAGTAAATCCACTTGGTTGAGAATGCATGCTTCCAGACGCTGTAGATGAAGCAAACAAGCTGGCAAAAACGGTACTTCTTGTACTCCCATTGTTGCTTGAACTGCTACTGCTTGCAGTCAAACTAGCTACCTGGACTGGTGTCGGTGTGTCATCTATAGCCTGTGTTGATTGGGGAATAGGATCATCTTGTGACTCTGTTGAATCAAAAGCTAAAAAAGAATTAGGCAAGTGGGTTAGTTAACACCAGCAAGAAAAAATTGTCATTAATAATTGAATGATATGAAGGAAACGGAGAGTTCATGATAGTTCAATAGCTTAGCTTATATCAAAGATATTATGTAAAACCCATGTGGGAAACCGTATTTCTCAGTATATTTGCTTCCCCCAAATTTCAACAAGTTGGTGTCAAACATTAACATATGAAGACAAAATAGGTAGCAGACAAAATAGCACTCCAACAAGCTCCAAAAAATCGAAACAGAATTTGTTGGTCACTAACCAAACTTAGACCCAACAAAACTCTATTCTAAAAATATAGCAACAAATTAGCAATATGCCATCACAAAAATTAAAGGTTCCAGATAAATAACCTGGAGTTTGATCAGGCAAAATGAGAGATATCGTAGGACTAGATGTCGGAACTGAAGGAGGGGATTGCACAGGCGGCGATGGCGGGGATGGATCGACAGTTTGAGGGTCCGGTTCTTCTTCCACGCTGGGAGGTGCAACTGGTTCTTTGGCACTCTCCACAGCTAAAGCATCGCAGAATGCCCTGTGTGTGATAAAACTATCTCTTCTGCACTTGATGACAAGATAGCTTCTACTTCAGAAAAAACAAAATACAGAAACATAAACAAAAAAACAGAGATAAAGAATTGACCTAGAAAACAAAGTCCCACAATCACACTTATACTCTCTAGTGCCGCAAATCTTTGAGTGAGCTTTCCAATCAGATTGAACAGCATATTTCTTCGAGCACTTTTCACATTTCCACTTCTTCTCACCGTGTTTCCTAAAATAATGCTTCTTTATCCCCGTAAGATCGCCCAATGCTCTAGAAGGATCATGATGAACACACGATTCCTCAGGACAGACATACACTCGCTTACGTATCTCTTTACTTGTCCTCTGCCTTAACTTCCATGGCAAATTATGTCCTCTTCTATGAAGCTGCAAATTCTGATCACGCTGAAACCCTTTATTACAAATTTCACAAACAAACCGATTCGTAGCCATCAAAGTCTTTGGGGACAAAGCAATAACCTCTGCATCTGGATCTGCTCGTATAAACAAAAATCAAATAAATCACATTCTACTCCCCTTCTCGCAATTCCCATACCTCCCAAGCTCAATTAACTTCAAACTTAACAGATCTCTATAATAACCACTATTTAGTATTTACCACACAATTCAAACATACAATATCTACACAACTCACATAAACATAACATAAACACAAATCATCAAGCTGGATTAAAAATCTCACCAGGCATTCCGGGTAAATTACGCTTCTTCTTCTCCGCTTTCGGGGGAGGCATTTGATTACCGGAAGAGGAAACACTAGCATCACCGGAAACAGTGGAATCATTCACAGCAGTGGAGCTATCCATAATTTCTGGCATGACAAGTATTCTTGAAAGCTACCAAGAAAAAGCAAATAGCATTTAAGTTCAACAATAATTGTAAGTAAAAACaacaaaaaattaaataaatatctAGGGTTTCAAAGCTTTAACTTACATCCACCAGTCAATCTTGAATTTTCTGTGACCCCACCTAACAGCTATCAATAATCATGTTCAGACTCAAACCCAGATAAAGAAACACGATTTTAAACAATACCCATAtctcaaaatctcttctttcttaaCTTTAAAGCTCAGACCAATTCCGATTAGCCGGAATTTAATCTCCGGCGAGCACTAAAAATGAAGTAAAGTTTAATTGAAGGAGATTTTGACTTTCCCAGATAATTATATGGCAAGATAGAGTATGTTTTGGTGATCCAAACAGTGGAGATTAGAATAGGAAAGCTTAGTGAATGTGGAAGCTCAAAAATGGAGAGATGGTGTTTTGAGcataatattaaatttttttcTAATTTGTCTGCTAAGCAATAAATAAAGTTGAAAAGTTGATATGGTCCACGGCTCAGCTTCTAATACAGATTTACTGTTTTATAATCACCGGTTGAATTGAATCTTATCTTTTGTGTTGATTTACATTgtctttttttatttaaaaatgttACTATGTTTTTTGGACTTTTGGTAAACTAGTTAGaagtattatttaaattaaaatggGAGCTTGGGAAGTGTTAGTAGTAGAAAAGTTATCATTAGCATTGTTCTAAAAAACGGGAATTAGCATTATTCGGTATAATAATTTTTTAGTGATTAATCGATTAATCGGATAATTGGTGATTAATCAGATTGATTAATCGAAGTATTAATCggatatattttaataaaatataaaaataattaattaattaaactaaatatataaatttaagaaaaaaatatagTGATTAATCGGATTATAAAATCGAATCGGCGGAATatattgaaataattaattaggtaattaatcGATAAAATCGGTGATTTTTAGAACAGAGTGAATGAGCCGTGTGAGAAAAGAGCGAGAAATGTAACTATTTGGTAAAAAAGTTTTGATATAACATAACTGAACGTTAATCTAAACAAATAAATCTATATGTTAGAAGTAAAATGTAAGAGCAATGGCAGGGATCTCGTAATAAATCTTAAAATTACTTATGTATTATTATTAGAGCGGGCAATCGGGTCGTGTCGTGTAATTTCGTGTTTTGTGTACGTAAACATAAAACCCATATTCGACGCGAAATGATTTCGTGTACCCTTATGTGAAATCCATATCCGATTCGaatcgtgtcgtgtactttcTGTGTATATTAAacaaaaaattaatataatatatatatacatataatattaaaaaaactattttaatgtataatttaatgaaatatggaaagtgtatatatgaatatatatatttttacatagtattttataaaaacttgtaaatatttatattatatacataaatatatgcatgtgttatatatattaatttataaatatatttatcttGTGTAATTTTGTGTGCTTTCGTGTACATAAATTGAAACTCATATCCGACACTAAATCTATCGTGtaatttcgtgttcgtgtacATTGGTGTTTCGTGTACCAAAAATTAAAACCCATATCCATATTTTTTGTGTCGTTTCGTTTCGTATTCACGTGTCGTGTATCAAATTGTTCGCTCTAATTATTATAGGCTTCGTTTGTTTCGATATAATTCAATTATATAAGTTGAAATGTTTTGGAAACAAAACAAGTTATTATTGTGTTTGATTTGTTGTATTTTAGATTAGTTAAGAGAATTTTAAGTTCCAAGATTTTCGTAATTAACacaaaaaatattaaaacttAGTTATAAAGGTCTATCATCATCATCACATGTTACATAGCAATATAAAAACATGAATTATTTATCAAATTTAACTGCGCATAGTAATTAACCAAATACGATTTttctaattaattttaaatttgtaattgtAACTTAATTactaaaaaattaaaatttttatataACCACATAATTGACGAAACAAACGAGAACATAATTCATACGAAGTCCTTTTTTTGTTACTATATATATAGTCTATGCTTTTTCTTTGTTTTTTGTCAAGAATATTTTCACGTAAATATAAATTGTACCGAAATATAATGTCCATCATGAATGATATTTTTCCATTAAAGAAAGTTTAATATCTAATCGAAGGGAATGTAAAATGTTCCCGAACATTTACATAATAAAACATTCATTATTGTAAAACACATACAAGATTTACATAATAAAACATCATTATTCCAAAACACATTCAAGAGCTGCAGCCTGCAAGAgccatatattttattataatttaaatatatatatatatattctcgACTTCTTATTCCATTATTAAAACTTGAATTAGAGTATAAAAACTTTAAATAtgtatttattaaaattttgaattgAACATGAAAATCAGACagagagaaaaatagaaaaagtatTGAAATTT
It contains:
- the LOC141717835 gene encoding zinc finger protein GAI-ASSOCIATED FACTOR 1-like isoform X2 is translated as MPEIMDSSTAVNDSTVSGDASVSSSGNQMPPPKAEKKKRNLPGMPDPDAEVIALSPKTLMATNRFVCEICNKGFQRDQNLQLHRRGHNLPWKLRQRTSKEIRKRVYVCPEESCVHHDPSRALGDLTGIKKHYFRKHGEKKWKCEKCSKKYAVQSDWKAHSKICGTREYKCDCGTLFSRRDSFITHRAFCDALAVESAKEPVAPPSVEEEPDPQTVDPSPPSPPVQSPPSVPTSSPTISLILPDQTPESQDDPIPQSTQAIDDTPTPVQVASLTASSSSSSNNGSTRSTVFASLFASSTASGSMHSQPSGFTDFVHATAQADPMHDLGPSLSIEPTSLCLATNHGSSIFGTAGHECRQYALPPQPAMSATALLQKAAQMGAAATNASLLRGLGVVSSTSSTGQQHWNAQQFESGSASLAAGLGLGLPYDGGSGLKELMMGTPSVFDPKYTTLDLLGLGMAAGGGPTGELSALMTSIGSSLDPASTYGNAEFSGEKYGRSS
- the LOC141717835 gene encoding zinc finger protein GAI-ASSOCIATED FACTOR 1-like isoform X1, whose amino-acid sequence is MPEIMDSSTAVNDSTVSGDASVSSSGNQMPPPKAEKKKRNLPGMPDPDAEVIALSPKTLMATNRFVCEICNKGFQRDQNLQLHRRGHNLPWKLRQRTSKEIRKRVYVCPEESCVHHDPSRALGDLTGIKKHYFRKHGEKKWKCEKCSKKYAVQSDWKAHSKICGTREYKCDCGTLFSRRDSFITHRAFCDALAVESAKEPVAPPSVEEEPDPQTVDPSPPSPPVQSPPSVPTSSPTISLILPDQTPAFDSTESQDDPIPQSTQAIDDTPTPVQVASLTASSSSSSNNGSTRSTVFASLFASSTASGSMHSQPSGFTDFVHATAQADPMHDLGPSLSIEPTSLCLATNHGSSIFGTAGHECRQYALPPQPAMSATALLQKAAQMGAAATNASLLRGLGVVSSTSSTGQQHWNAQQFESGSASLAAGLGLGLPYDGGSGLKELMMGTPSVFDPKYTTLDLLGLGMAAGGGPTGELSALMTSIGSSLDPASTYGNAEFSGEKYGRSS